A single Gemmatimonadota bacterium DNA region contains:
- the tsaB gene encoding tRNA (adenosine(37)-N6)-threonylcarbamoyltransferase complex dimerization subunit type 1 TsaB, whose protein sequence is MIVVGLETSSTIAGIAVIRDRKVMAEASQELGGVHAEKLPGMLERIMDDLDVQWPEVEGFAISIGPGSYTGLRVGLSLVKGLAYVTKRPVAAVPTLDAIAFQAPWCRYPVHVLTDARRGQVYEARYDTSGGRPERQSEFRVGPLEDVLASIENKVLLVGSGVDAYQPDIVAILGARACFPPAGTGRLMASSTAFLGLDRLKRGEQFDLNALEPLYLRKTDFARQPPSRLEQTEQTPPADASPAPPGPSGRAKTSSE, encoded by the coding sequence ATGATCGTCGTGGGACTCGAGACATCTTCCACGATCGCCGGGATCGCCGTGATCCGGGACCGCAAGGTGATGGCCGAAGCGTCGCAGGAACTGGGCGGCGTGCATGCTGAAAAGCTGCCCGGAATGCTGGAACGTATCATGGACGACCTGGACGTGCAGTGGCCGGAAGTGGAAGGATTCGCGATCTCGATCGGTCCTGGATCCTATACCGGACTGCGGGTAGGATTAAGCCTGGTCAAGGGCCTTGCCTACGTGACGAAGCGGCCGGTCGCCGCCGTGCCCACGCTCGACGCCATCGCCTTCCAGGCGCCCTGGTGCAGGTATCCCGTCCACGTGCTGACCGACGCCCGCAGGGGTCAGGTCTACGAAGCCCGCTACGATACGTCTGGAGGTCGGCCCGAGCGGCAGTCCGAATTCAGGGTGGGGCCGCTCGAAGACGTGTTGGCATCCATCGAGAACAAAGTGTTGCTCGTCGGCAGCGGTGTCGACGCGTACCAACCGGACATCGTCGCCATTCTCGGTGCACGGGCCTGCTTCCCGCCCGCGGGCACGGGTCGGCTGATGGCCTCCTCGACAGCGTTCCTCGGCCTGGACCGCCTCAAGCGGGGCGAGCAGTTCGATCTGAACGCGCTCGAACCCCTGTACCTGCGAAAAACCGACTTCGCCCGGCAGCCGCCGTCCCGGCTCGAACAGACCGAACAGACGCCACCGGCTGATGCTTCCCCTGCCCCACCTGGCCCGAGTGGCCGGGCCAAAACCTCCTCTGAATGA
- a CDS encoding YggT family protein, which produces MILIQILRIYLVLIIVRAIMSWFNPDPASPLVRLLTWLTEPVLLPFRRIIPPIPVPKTNVRIDLAPVFVLLIGGWLLTKLRY; this is translated from the coding sequence ATGATCCTGATCCAGATATTACGGATATACCTGGTCCTCATCATCGTCCGCGCGATCATGTCCTGGTTCAACCCGGACCCGGCCTCGCCGCTCGTACGTCTGCTGACGTGGCTGACGGAACCGGTCCTGTTGCCCTTCAGGCGGATCATTCCACCCATTCCCGTTCCAAAGACGAACGTTCGGATCGACCTGGCCCCGGTCTTCGTGCTGTTGATCGGCGGCTGGTTGTTAACCAAGCTGCGTTACTGA
- a CDS encoding Ldh family oxidoreductase: MADIRVDGEKLRAFTAAVFEQVGLTPSDAAIEAEVLVWANLRGVDSHGVQRVNGYVHSVEAGHYNPRPNIRIERETPATMLIEADRAFGPVVTTYAMNQAVEKAREAGIGWVLIRNTTHQGAMAYYAQMAARENMAGIASVCNPPNMAPPGARAPGVHNSPIAIAVPGSDGRAISLDMATSVAAFGKLDVAVDRGESIPDTWALDGNGHPTTDPRKARFLQPAAGYKGYGLALIFECLSSLMVGNPLLTAAITGPGARPGVQNSFIGAIDIAAFTDPDTYRTQIDELVSAMKGLPRVEGVDELFVPGEPEELVHRERIEHGIPLPPGTRDKLIEVAAKFGLVVPWEA; the protein is encoded by the coding sequence ATGGCGGACATCCGTGTGGATGGGGAGAAACTGCGGGCTTTCACGGCGGCGGTATTCGAGCAGGTCGGCCTGACGCCTTCAGACGCGGCCATCGAAGCCGAAGTGCTGGTATGGGCGAACCTGCGGGGGGTGGACTCCCATGGCGTCCAGCGGGTCAACGGATATGTCCACTCGGTGGAAGCCGGACACTACAATCCCCGGCCGAATATCCGGATCGAAAGGGAGACGCCCGCCACGATGCTCATCGAGGCTGATCGCGCCTTCGGACCGGTGGTCACGACCTACGCCATGAACCAGGCTGTCGAGAAGGCCCGCGAGGCGGGTATCGGATGGGTGCTGATCAGAAACACGACCCACCAGGGCGCCATGGCATATTACGCGCAGATGGCCGCCCGGGAGAACATGGCCGGTATCGCTTCCGTCTGCAATCCGCCGAACATGGCGCCTCCGGGCGCGCGGGCCCCGGGGGTGCACAACAGTCCGATCGCCATCGCCGTACCGGGCAGCGACGGTCGTGCCATATCCCTGGACATGGCCACGAGCGTGGCCGCCTTCGGCAAACTGGACGTGGCCGTGGACCGGGGCGAGTCCATTCCCGACACGTGGGCGCTGGACGGAAACGGACATCCGACGACGGATCCCCGCAAAGCCCGGTTCCTGCAGCCCGCGGCCGGCTACAAGGGGTATGGACTGGCCCTCATCTTCGAGTGCCTGTCGAGCCTGATGGTCGGCAATCCCCTGTTGACGGCCGCCATCACGGGACCCGGCGCCCGACCCGGCGTGCAGAACAGCTTCATCGGCGCCATCGATATCGCGGCGTTCACCGATCCGGACACCTACCGCACGCAGATCGATGAGCTCGTCTCGGCCATGAAGGGCCTGCCGCGCGTTGAAGGGGTCGACGAACTCTTCGTGCCGGGCGAACCGGAGGAACTCGTCCACCGGGAGCGCATCGAGCATGGGATTCCGTTGCCACCTGGGACCCGGGACAAACTCATCGAGGTCGCCGCGAAATTCGGGCTGGTAGTGCCGTGGGAGGCGTAG
- a CDS encoding carbohydrate-binding family 9-like protein encodes MTSDWGYSEEGLKHYNACRTIGPIVVDGRLDEASWQHAVRSPRFEDLEEPGRPGLFDTRAAVLWDDDCLYVGFWVEDPDVRATYTERDSMICEENDVEVFIAGRDSYYEFEMNPLGTIMERFYVWQNAYVEAGFGAHPEFDLQGTDLVDTLGGIKTGHAHPRGRRWAFRQWDLPGLKWAVHVDGTINDSTDRDRGWTAEIAFPWQGLKHLADGRSLPAREGDIWRMDFSRFQWIDEGGYRTCPGWAWNSHGIYDSHIPDRFSVIHFSEKTVGESEGRSTSSELQVPGGAPQATSDEPVNRVVQEGVIGNAQSGRPFRYRCRKTRGDLVVDGDLGKETWSLAERSPLFSDHSGTRALFDTTAAMAWDDECLYIGFWLEDRDIQATQEDSAHEVREDSHVGVLITGHGAYYDLAVNPLGATSEMCYIWKEAHRDDDRFHVPEFDLAVHQPEVLGGHTRTDIRAMRWAFSDWRMPGLRAGVKVDGEPGRRDRVDRGWTVELALPWAGLKWLADGQASGPSYDRTTGQVAPAPGDVWRISLLRRQVIDQRGQRWQATWTWQPLVLADGSMPETHLEIELTE; translated from the coding sequence ATGACCAGTGACTGGGGCTATTCGGAAGAAGGGTTGAAGCACTACAACGCGTGTCGCACCATCGGTCCCATCGTGGTGGACGGTCGGCTCGACGAGGCTTCGTGGCAACACGCCGTCCGTTCGCCGCGCTTCGAGGACCTGGAGGAGCCGGGCCGGCCGGGGCTGTTCGACACGCGGGCCGCGGTGCTCTGGGACGACGACTGCCTGTACGTGGGCTTCTGGGTGGAGGACCCAGACGTGCGGGCGACGTACACGGAGCGCGATTCCATGATCTGCGAGGAGAACGACGTGGAGGTCTTCATCGCCGGGAGAGACAGTTACTATGAATTCGAAATGAACCCCCTGGGCACGATCATGGAACGGTTCTACGTGTGGCAGAACGCCTACGTGGAGGCCGGATTCGGCGCGCATCCCGAATTCGACCTCCAGGGCACCGACCTGGTGGATACGCTCGGGGGAATCAAGACCGGCCACGCCCATCCGCGTGGCCGCCGATGGGCGTTCCGCCAGTGGGACCTGCCGGGCTTGAAGTGGGCGGTGCACGTGGACGGCACCATCAATGACTCGACCGACCGGGACCGGGGATGGACGGCCGAGATCGCCTTCCCCTGGCAGGGCCTGAAGCACCTGGCGGACGGGCGCTCGCTGCCGGCGAGGGAAGGAGATATCTGGCGCATGGATTTCTCGCGATTCCAGTGGATCGACGAAGGCGGTTACAGGACGTGTCCGGGATGGGCCTGGAACAGCCACGGGATCTACGATTCGCACATTCCCGATCGCTTCAGCGTAATCCATTTCTCCGAAAAAACGGTGGGTGAGAGCGAGGGGCGATCGACAAGTAGCGAACTTCAGGTGCCAGGCGGCGCACCACAGGCGACGAGCGATGAACCGGTTAATCGCGTGGTCCAGGAAGGCGTCATCGGTAACGCGCAGTCCGGGCGGCCCTTTCGATACCGGTGCCGGAAGACGCGAGGAGACCTGGTTGTGGACGGCGACCTGGGCAAGGAAACGTGGTCGCTAGCGGAGCGATCTCCTTTGTTCAGCGATCACTCGGGCACCCGTGCCCTGTTCGATACCACGGCGGCTATGGCCTGGGACGACGAGTGCCTCTACATCGGTTTCTGGCTGGAGGATCGCGATATTCAGGCCACCCAGGAGGACTCCGCTCACGAGGTACGGGAGGACAGCCACGTGGGTGTGCTGATCACCGGTCACGGCGCGTACTACGACCTTGCCGTGAATCCGCTGGGCGCCACCTCGGAGATGTGCTACATCTGGAAGGAGGCCCACCGGGATGACGACCGGTTCCACGTGCCTGAATTCGACCTGGCGGTCCACCAGCCCGAGGTACTGGGCGGGCACACGCGGACCGACATCCGCGCCATGCGCTGGGCCTTCTCGGACTGGCGCATGCCCGGGTTGCGGGCCGGGGTGAAAGTGGACGGCGAACCAGGCAGAAGGGACCGGGTCGACCGGGGCTGGACCGTGGAGTTGGCCCTGCCGTGGGCAGGCTTGAAATGGCTGGCCGATGGGCAGGCTTCCGGGCCGTCCTACGATCGGACCACTGGGCAAGTCGCACCCGCTCCGGGAGACGTATGGCGTATCAGCCTATTGCGCCGGCAGGTGATCGACCAGCGCGGCCAACGCTGGCAGGCCACGTGGACCTGGCAACCGCTGGTCCTGGCGGACGGCAGCATGCCCGAGACCCACCTTGAAATTGAACTCACAGAATAG